The following DNA comes from Peribacillus sp. FSL E2-0218.
AGGATGGAACAAAAAAGAAATAAAGGATACATATTACTTTTAACTGATTGGCGTTCTGGTCAGTGATGTAAGCAGGATTTTGAAGAGTTTTGTCGAACGTTTAAAAAAAAAGGTTTTGGAGGAATTTAATGATGGAAGATATCCTTCGCCCGATTTATCAAGAGCGAGCAAGCTTAAAATCTACACTTGGGATCTTGTTGATAGAAAAGAAAGAAGATAATAGCCCGATTACCGATACATTTGACTACATCCTTTTTGTCATTGCAGATGAAGCTGAAGAGGCCGTGTTTTTAAAGCATTACACTTACAAGGATAAAAAGGCTGCTTTGCATATCGTAAAGGAAGATCAGTTGCAGGAATGGCTTTTGTTAGGGACCAATCGCAAAGTGGTTGATTGGATCTATAATGGGAGAATCCTTTATGACCGGAATGAATATTTGGACCGTTTGAAAACCGAAATCAGGGAATTCCCCTTCTATGGAAGGAAGTTAAAAATGGGGATGGAGTTCGGGAAGCTGATACGCAGGTATATGGACGGGAAAAGTTTCTTCGAAAAAGGGCATTACCTTGATGCATATAATCATATTGTCCACTCTCTGCATCACTTGGCGCGCTTGGAGATAATCGAACAAGGTTTTTATCCGGAGGTAACTGTCTGGAATCAAGTGAAGCATATGGAACCTGAAATATACAAGCTCTATAAAGAATTGATCAGCAGTGAAGAAACGCTTGAAAAAAGATTGGAACTCCTTTTCCTTGCGAGTGAATTCCTTATTTATTCGAGGACGAATGCAGGTTCACAGCATTTGGTTGAAATAATGGGGACGAAAGAGGAAGCGTGGACGATCGCGGAGCTCATGGACCATCCGGAACTTAAATATTACTCAGTCGATTTAGGCGTTTTAATAGAATATTTGATAGAGAAAAAGGTGATCGATGTGATCAAAGTAGAGACGAAAGGGCACGAGGTTTATCATCGATATTATTCCGTTTAAAAAAACTTTTAAAAAATTGATTTTTATTATTGACCAATAATAATATAGGTGATATATTAATACATGTCGCTGCGGGACATCAGCTTTCGCAGCTTCATCAAAACAAAGAAAATAAAAAAACATGTTGACAACTCGGTTGAAGACATGATAAGATGTAAAAGTCGCTTACGGAGTAAACGACAGCGAAATTGCTCTTTGAAAACTGAACAAAACAAAGCGCCAACGTTAAATTTTAAGTGAGCACACACTATCAAAAAAGCAAATGAGCAAGTCAAACATTTCTTCGGAGAGTTTGATCCTGGCTCAGGACGAACGCTGGCGGCGTGCCTAATACATGCAAGTCGAGCGAATCGACGGGAGCTTGCTCCCTGAGATTAGCGGCGGACGGGTGAGTAACACGTGGGCAACCTGCCTATAAGACTGGGATAACTTCGGGAAACCGGAGCTAATACCGGATACGTTCTTCCTTCGCATGAAGGAAGATGGAAAGACGGTTTACGCTGTCACTTATAGATGGGCCCGCGGCGCATTAGCTAGTTGGTGAGGTAATGGCTCACCAAGGCGACGATGCGTAGCCGACCTGAGAGGGTGATCGGCCACACTGGGACTGAGACACGGCCCAGACTCCTACGGGAGGCAGCAGTAGGGAATCTTCCGCAATGGACGAAAGTCTGACGGAGCAACGCCGCGTGAACGAAGAAGGCCTTCGGGTCGTAAAGTTCTGTTGTTAGGGAAGAACAAGTACCAGAGTAACTGCTGGTACCTTGACGGTACCTAACCAGAAAGCCACGGCTAACTACGTGCCAGCAGCCGCGGTAATACGTAGGTGGCAAGCGTTGTCCGGAATTATTGGGCGTAAAGCGCGCGCAGGTGGTTCCTTAAGTCTGATGTGAAAGCCCACGGCTCAACCGTGGAGGGTCATTGGAAACTGGGGAACTTGAGTGCAGAAGAGGAAAGTGGAATTCCAAGTGTAGCGGTGAAATGCGTAGAGATTTGGAGGAACACCAGTGGCGAAGGCGACTTTCTGGTCTGTAACTGACACTGAGGCGCGAAAGCGTGGGGAGCAAACAGGATTAGATACCCTGGTAGTCCACGCCGTAAACGATGAGTGCTAAGTGTTAGAGGGTTTCCGCCCTTTAGTGCTGCAGCTAACGCATTAAGCACTCCGCCTGGGGAGTACGGCCGCAAGGCTGAAACTCAAAGGAATTGACGGGGGCCCGCACAAGCGGTGGAGCATGTGGTTTAATTCGAAGCAACGCGAAGAACCTTACCAGGTCTTGACATCCTCTGACAACCCTAGAGATAGGGCGTTCCCCTTCGGGGGACAGAGTGACAGGTGGTGCATGGTTGTCGTCAGCTCGTGTCGTGAGATGTTGGGTTAAGTCCCGCAACGAGCGCAACCCTTGATCTTAGTTGCCAGCATTCAGTTGGGCACTCTAAGGTGACTGCCGGTGACAAACCGGAGGAAGGTGGGGATGACGTCAAATCATCATGCCCCTTATGACCTGGGCTACACACGTGCTACAATGGATGGTACAAAGGGCTGCAAACCTGCGAAGGTAAGCGAATCCCATA
Coding sequences within:
- a CDS encoding nucleotidyltransferase-like protein — translated: MEDILRPIYQERASLKSTLGILLIEKKEDNSPITDTFDYILFVIADEAEEAVFLKHYTYKDKKAALHIVKEDQLQEWLLLGTNRKVVDWIYNGRILYDRNEYLDRLKTEIREFPFYGRKLKMGMEFGKLIRRYMDGKSFFEKGHYLDAYNHIVHSLHHLARLEIIEQGFYPEVTVWNQVKHMEPEIYKLYKELISSEETLEKRLELLFLASEFLIYSRTNAGSQHLVEIMGTKEEAWTIAELMDHPELKYYSVDLGVLIEYLIEKKVIDVIKVETKGHEVYHRYYSV